TGCCCATGGGCATGGCCGACATCGCCGAAGTGCTCTTCAACGACCACCACAAGCACAACCCGGCCAACCCAGACTGGTGGGACCGCGACCGCTTCGTCGTCTCCAACGGCCACGGCTCGATGCTGCTCTACAGCGTGCTGCACCTGAGCGGCTACGACCTGTCGATCGACGACATCAAGAATTTCCGCCAGTTGCACTCGCCCACCCCGGGCCATCCGGAATACGGCGAGGCGCCGGGCGTGGAGACCACCACTGGTCCGCTCGGGCAGGGCCTGGCCAACGGGGTCGGCATGGCGCTGGCCGAAAAACTGCTGGCCGCGCGCTTCAACACCGACGAGCACACCATCGTCGACCACCACACCTGGGTGTTCGCCGGCGACGGCTGCCTGATGGAAGGCATCTCGCACGAAGCGTGCTCATTGGCCAGCACCCTGGGTCTGGGCAAGCTGGTGGTCTTCTACGACGACAACCAGATTTCCATCGACGGCGATACCGACGGCTGGTTCAACGACGATACCCCGGCGCGCTTCAAGGCCTACGGCTGGCACGTGGTTGAGGACGTCGACGGCCACAGCGCCGAGGCGGTGGCCGCCGCCATCGATCAGGCAAAGACGCATACCGACCGGCCCACGCTGGTCTGCTGCAAGACCGTGATCGGCTTCGGCGCCCCCAACAAGGCCGGCACCGCTGATGCCCACGGCGCCGCCCTGGGCGAAGACGAAATCAAGGCCACGCGCGAGAAGCTCGGCTGGGAACATGGTCCCTTCGAGATCCCCGACGAGATCCGCGCCGGCTGGGACGCGCGCGAGAAGGGCGCGGCCGCCGAGAAGGAATGGCAGGACCGCTGGGCGGCCTACCAGAAGGCCCACCCGGAAAAGGCCGCCGAGTTCGAGCGGCGCATGAACGGTGATCTGCCCGCAAACTTCGACGACCTGGTCGCCGACATCCTCAAGAAGATGCAGGGCGACGACAAGAAGGTCGCCACCCGCAAGGCCTCCGGTGCCAGCCTGGAAGAATTCGGCCCGCAGCTGCCCGAGCTGATCGGCGGCTCGGCCGACCTGACCGGATCCAACAACACCAAGTGGTCGGGCAGCGTCGACGTCACCAATGACCCGGCCAACGGCAACTACATCTACTACGGTGTGCGCGAGTTCGGCATGACCGCCGTCGTCAACGGCCTGCACCTGCACGGCGGCTTCATCCCCTACGCGGGCACCTTCCTGGTGTTCTCCGACTACGCGCGCAATGCCGTTCGCATGTCCGCGCTGATCCCGACCGGCGCCATCCACGTCTACACGCACGATTCCATCGGCCTGGGCGAAGACGGCCCCACCCACCAGCCGGTCGAGCATGTCTCTTCCTTGCGCATGATCCCCAACCTGGACGTCTGGCGCCCGGCCGACAAGGTCGAAACCGCCGCCGCCTGGGCCGAGGCCCTCAAGCGCCGCAAGGCCCCCAGTGCCCTGGTCCTCACCCGTCAGGGCCTGCCGCATCTCGAGAAGAACGACGCACAGATCAAGGCGATCTCGAAAGGTGGCTACATCCTCAAGGACGCCGAAGGCGGCGAGCCCGAAGCCATCATCATCGCCACCGGCTCGGAAGTCGGCCTGGCCATGTCAGCCGCCGGGGAACTGGCCGGCGACGGCAAGAAGGTCCGCGTCGTCTCCATGCCCAACCCCGGCCGTTTCCTCGAACAGGACGAGGCCTACCGCGAGTCGGTGCTGCCCAGCGACATCAAGGCCCGCGTGGCCGTCGAAGCCGGCATCCCCTGGTTCTGGTGGCCCTTCGTGGGTGAGAAGGGCAAGGTCATCGGCATGACCACCTTCGGCGCGTCCGCGCCGGCCGAAGACCTGTTCAAGGAGTTTGGGTTTACGACCGAAGCGGTGGTGGAGGCAGTCCGTCAGGTGCTATAAGCGCGGACGCAAATCCGAAATCCGAATATCGAAATCCGAAACAAGCACGAAGCACGAAGCACGAAATTCGAAACGAAAAACTTCGGGCCGCCGCGTTTCGTGCTTGGGTTTTCGAATTTGTTTCGGATTTGGTGCTTCGAATTTCGGATTTCATTCGCGTCAGGTGGCCTCGAACATCCGGTCGCAGTACAATTTCCGACTAACCAAAAATATTTCTCGGAGACTCTCGAATGTCCATAAAGGTTGCCATCAACGGCTATGGCCGCATTGGCCGTAACGTGCTGCGTGCACTCTACGAAGCCAATCGCACCGACGAAATCCAGATCGTCGCCGTCAACGACCTGGCCGACGCCGAAACCAATGCCCTGCTGACCCAGCGCGACACCGCCCACGGCCGGTTCCCGGGCGAAGTGTCGGTCGAAGGCGACCACATGATCGTCAACGGCGACAAGATCCGCGTGCTCGCCGAGCGCGACCCCGCCAAGCTGCCCTGGGGCGAGATGGGCGTCGACGTGGTGCTCGAGTGCACCGGTTTCTTTGCCAGCAAGGACAAGGCTTCGGCTCACCTCAAGGGCGGCGCCCGCAAGGTGCTGATCTCCGCCCCGGCCGGCAAGGACCTGCCGACCATCGTCTACGGCGTCAACCACGATATCCTGAGCGCCGACGATGACATCGCTTCCAACGCTTCGTGTACCACCAACTGCCTGGCCCCGCTGGTCAAGCCGATCCACGAAGCCGTGGGCGTCGAATCGGGCCTGATGACCACGATTCATTCCTACACCAATGACCAGGTCCTGACCGACGTCTATCATAAGGATCCGCGCCGCGCCCGCGCCGCTGCCATGAACCAGATCCCGACCAAGACCGGTGCCGCCGCGGCAGTCGGCCTGGTCATGCCCGAACTCGACGGCAAGCTTGACGGCTACTCAATCCGCGTGCCGACCATCAACGTTTCGGTCGTGGACCTGTGCTTCATCGCCAGCCGCGACACCTCGGTCGACGAGATCAACGCCGCGGTCAAGCAGGCCAGCGATGGCGAGCTGAAGGGCATCCTGGGCTACAACACCGAGCCCCTGGTCTCGAGCGACTTCAACCACGACCCGCGCTCGTCGGTCTTTGATGCCACGCTCACCAAGACCGCCGGCCGCCTGGTCAAGGTCTTCTCGTGGTACGACAACGAGTGGGGCTTCTCCAACCGCATGCTCGACACTGCCCTGGCACTGTCCAAAGTCTAAGCATCGCACTGAGCAATGTCGTCCCGGCCTCCGAGCCGGGACCTCGCACTTATCAATCCGGCAAGGCCCGACTCATCGCCACTGAAAAAGTGCGAGATCCCGGATAACGGCTAGCGCCGTTTCCGGGATGACAGAAGCAAATGTCGTCCCGGCCTCCGAGCCGGGACCTTCTAGAAGAGCCCGGCAGAACCGCCGGGCCTTTTGTTTGCGTAGGAGCGATCTCCGGATCGCGACACATCATCAGCCGGGCAGGGCCCCGCGCGGCGCAGCCGCCCCGCACCGCCCAAAGGCCGACGAACCAGCAAACAAGCAAACCAGCCAACCAGCAAACGAGCTTTTCCCCTTGAGCCCAACCCCACCCCTCTCTAAACTGACACAACAAGCCAACCAGCAAACAAGCCAACCAGGAAACCAACGATGAAAACCCTCGACCAGGTCGACATCCAGAACAAGCGCGTCCTGATCCGCGCCGACCTCAACGTGCCCATCCGCGGCGGCCAGGTCACCTCGGCCGCGCGCATCGAGGCGGCCCTGCCCACCATCCGCCAGGCCGTCGATGCCGGCGCAGCCGTCATGGTCATGTCCCACCTCGGCCGCCCGGAAGAGGGCAGCTTCGACGAGGAGTTCTCCCTCGCCCCGGTCGCCGAGAAGCTGGGTGAGCTGCTGGGCCAGCCGGTCGAACTCAGGCGCGACTGGATCGACGGCGTGGAAGTCGAGAACGGAAAGGTCGTGCTGCTCGAAAACGTCCGCTTCCTGAAAGGCGAGAAGGCCAACGACGACGAACTGGCCAAGAAGATGGCCGCCCTGGCCGACGTGCTGGTCTTCGACGCCTTCGCCACCGCCCACCGCGCCCAGGCCTCGACCGAGGGCGTGATCCGGCACAGCAAGGTGGCCTGCGCCGGCCCGCTGCTGGCGCGCGAAATCGAATCCCTGGAAAAGGCCCTGGCCAAACCCGAGCGGCCCATGGTTGCCATCGTGGGCGGTTCCAAGGTCTCGTCCAAGCTCACCGTGCTCGAGGCCCTGATCGAAAAGGTCGACCAGCTCATCATCGGCGGCGGCATTGCCAACACCTTCCTGGTCGCCGCCGGCCACGATGTCGGCGGTTCGCTCTACGAAAAAGACCTGGTCGGCACGGCAAGGGACCTGATCAAGCGCGCCGAGGCAAAGGGCGCGGCCATCCCGCTACCCACCGACGTGCTCACGGCAACCCGCTTCCACGAAGACGCCCATGCCACGCTCCGGAATGTCGGACGCGTACACGAAGACGAGATGATCCTGGACATCGGCCCCGAAACGGCCGGCAACCTCGCCGCCATCGTCCGCCAGGCCGGCACGGTCATCTGGAACGGCCCGGTGGGTGTATTCGAGTTCGAGGCGTTTCATTCCGGCACGCAGGCGATTGCGCATGCCGTGGCCGCTTGCAAAGGATTTACGCTGGCCGGCGGTGGAGATACGATTGCGGCAATCGAGAAATTTCATGTCGCCGATCGGATCGATTACATCTCGACGGCGGGTGGGGCGTTCCTTGAGTACGTGGAGGGGAAGGAGCTGCCGGCGATTGCCGCGCTTCAGTCCTAACGATTCGCCATGAAAGTGACCCGCTACTTTCAGGTCACCAGAGCCCGCCCGGATCGTGCCGACATCCTGGATGAATGGATCCAGCACGTCATCGATCACCCGGAGCGGGAAGTGGTCCAGCAAGACGGACGAATCCGTCGCTGGGCCAGAATTGAGGCGGCGGGAGGTCGCTATTTGCGCGTGGTGCTACTGTCTGACAGACTAACCGTCCACAATGCCTTCTTTGATCGAGGGTTCAGGCCATGAGAGTCCAGTACTTCGAAGACACCGACACGCTCTATATTGAGTTCCGGGAGTCCGACATCGCGGAAACGCGCGATCTCGACGAGAATACCCTGCTCGAACTGGACGAAGCCGGCAACGTCTGCGCCCTGACCTTCGAGCATGCGAGCAAGCGGACCGATATCGAGCATGTGACGCTTGAGGGGATTGCGGCGTAACAGCAACAAGGTTGCCTGGCCGACAGCCACACCATCCGTACAAGCCGATCCAATTAGCCCTTGATCGCGAGCCATTCTTTCAATTGGAGCTCAAGTATGTATAGATGCCTGGTCGTGGCGCTGATTGCCATGCTGGCGGCGTGCGGAGGACCCCAGGTGCGCCACTATGGCGAGCACTATCCTCAAACACTGCCGGGCGAAGTAGAAGTCTTCTACTCTTTCCCTCACGAGGAGCACATCAAGATCGGCGCGGTGGACGTCAAGCGATACAAGTTCGGCTTTTCGAAGCCAACTGTCTACGATGCCGTGGAGAAATTGCAGAAAGCAGGTGCTGAACTGGGTGCCCACGCTGTGGTGGTCGTCGACTCCCAAAATATCGACGACCGGGTCATTCGAGTGTCAGGGGAAGCTATTCGTTGGCCCAGTAAGCCCTGAAGCGTCAGATGCCTGTTTCGGCCAAAGGAGAATCTCAAGCAGGCGTGACTGGCGGCTGAGTTTGGAACGAGCATTCCCCACGATTCGGCCGTTCGGTATTATCCGGGACGGTCTCGTGACAGCGACATCGGCCAAGCGCTAGACTGGTGATAGGTCAGACAGCAAGAGTCAGCCATGACCAGCACAAATGCCCTTCAATATCTGCGTACCCTGTTTTTCATGCTTCTGGCGGTCGGGATGGCGGCCTGGGGCCCCGTCAGCGCAGCAGACGATGCATCCCGTTCGACCAACCCGTCAGAGAGCGAGGAAGCGCGGGTCGAATCCTCGGAGTTTCAGGCGACGATCCGCTGGGACGATTGGGGAGTTCCACATATCCGCGCCGAGGACGAGGCCTCGCTTTTCTACGCACAGGGCTGGACGCATGCGCGCAATCACGGCGAGCGGTTGGTGCGCAATTACGGGCTGGCCCGGGCCCGGGCGGCAGAGTACTGGGGCGAAGACCACCTGGAATCGGATCGCTGGTTCCGGTTGATCCGGTTGCCGGAACGCGCCGAACGCGCCTATGACAACCTGCCACTGGAGGTGCGTCACTGGATGGACGCCTTTGCCGCAGGCATCCGGGCGTATCTTGACGCAAACCCGGAAGCGCTTTCCACTGAAACACGCCGCGCGCTTCCCGTTACGGGGCGCGACGTACTCGCCAACTCCCTGGCCGTGGGTGAGCAGTTTTCGGGGGCGGAGCAACTGCGTCGCCGGTGGCTGGAGCGAGCCCGGGATGCGAACGAGCAGGCCGCAGCATTCCTTCCGGAACGGCACGCCGGAGAGCGGCCCGGATCCAACGCCTGGGCCGTTGGGCCATCTCACGCCTCCGGCGACAACGCGATGTTGCTGGCCAACCCCCATCTTCCCTGGTCGGGCAATCTGACCTGGATGGAGACGCATTTGCAGTCCCCGGGGGTCGACATCTACGGGGCCTCCCTCGTGGGCATGCCGATGATCAGTATCGGCTTCAACCAGCATCTGGGCTGGACCTACACGGTCAACACCCAGGACATCGAGGACATCTACGAGTTGAAACTGGAAGAAACGGATGCCGGACTGGTGTATCGCTGGGGCGAAGACACTCGCCCACTGGAGCACGGGACCGAAGTCATCAAGATTCGCACAGATGACGGTATGCGTCAGGAGGAAATCGACTTGTATTCGTCCGTGCACGGCCCGGTAATTGCGGTCGCCGGTGACAGGGCGCTGGCCCTGCGCGAAGCGGTCGAGGTTGGCAACCGGACCCTCGGCGATGCCTATCCACAGTGGTGGGCGATGGCCCGAGCGACCGACATGGAAGAGTTCGAGCAGGCCCTGAAACGCAACCGCGTTGCCGGCTTCAACACGATCTACGCCGACGCCGAAGGCAACATCGCCTACTACTACGGTGGCGTCACGCCGGTGCGTCCCGTGGATGCACGGTCATTCTGGGAGGGTATCGTGCCGGGCGATTCGCCGGAGACATTGTGGGATGAAGTGCACTCCTTCGAGGATATGCCGCGTATCGTCAATCCCGAGTCGGGCTGGGTCCAGAATGCCAACGATCCGCCGTGGCACGCGACTTGGCCGCGCACCCTGGATCCGGGGGACTATCCGGAACACTTCGCGCCCGTTGACCTGGCCCTGCGTCCCCAGCGCTCGATCGAACTGATGACCAACAACGGTTCCATCAGCCTCGAGGAAATGATCGAGTTGAAGCACTCCACCCGCATGCTCATGGCCGATCGGATTGTCCCGGAACTGCTGGAGGCCGTGGCCGAGCACGGCACCGAACGGGCAAAGCAGGCGGCAGCGGTGCTCGAGGCCTGGGATCGTTCGGCCGATGCTGACAGCCGGGGCGCCGTGCTCTTCGTGGCCTGGGCCCGAGCCATGCTGCAGGCTGGCCGGGTCTATGCCGAGGACTGGTCGATCGAGGAGCCCCTGTCCACACCGGACGGCCTCCACAATCCGGAAACCGCTGCGTCAGTGCTGGATGAAGTCGCAGCTGAGGTCGAATCCACCCACGGGCGGCTGGACGTTACCTGGGGCGAGGTCAACCGGTTGCGTTCGGGCGACCTGAATCTGCCGGGCAACGGGGCGCCCGGCGCGTTGGGTGTGTTCCGCAATGTCTTTTACCA
This portion of the Wenzhouxiangella sp. XN201 genome encodes:
- a CDS encoding acylase gives rise to the protein MTSTNALQYLRTLFFMLLAVGMAAWGPVSAADDASRSTNPSESEEARVESSEFQATIRWDDWGVPHIRAEDEASLFYAQGWTHARNHGERLVRNYGLARARAAEYWGEDHLESDRWFRLIRLPERAERAYDNLPLEVRHWMDAFAAGIRAYLDANPEALSTETRRALPVTGRDVLANSLAVGEQFSGAEQLRRRWLERARDANEQAAAFLPERHAGERPGSNAWAVGPSHASGDNAMLLANPHLPWSGNLTWMETHLQSPGVDIYGASLVGMPMISIGFNQHLGWTYTVNTQDIEDIYELKLEETDAGLVYRWGEDTRPLEHGTEVIKIRTDDGMRQEEIDLYSSVHGPVIAVAGDRALALREAVEVGNRTLGDAYPQWWAMARATDMEEFEQALKRNRVAGFNTIYADAEGNIAYYYGGVTPVRPVDARSFWEGIVPGDSPETLWDEVHSFEDMPRIVNPESGWVQNANDPPWHATWPRTLDPGDYPEHFAPVDLALRPQRSIELMTNNGSISLEEMIELKHSTRMLMADRIVPELLEAVAEHGTERAKQAAAVLEAWDRSADADSRGAVLFVAWARAMLQAGRVYAEDWSIEEPLSTPDGLHNPETAASVLDEVAAEVESTHGRLDVTWGEVNRLRSGDLNLPGNGAPGALGVFRNVFYQRSEDGGGTAVGGDSFVAAIEFAETPRAFALTSYGNATQAGSAHNGDQLRLFAVKMLRPVHYTEEQIKAHTVETKVIGSP
- a CDS encoding phosphoglycerate kinase, translated to MKTLDQVDIQNKRVLIRADLNVPIRGGQVTSAARIEAALPTIRQAVDAGAAVMVMSHLGRPEEGSFDEEFSLAPVAEKLGELLGQPVELRRDWIDGVEVENGKVVLLENVRFLKGEKANDDELAKKMAALADVLVFDAFATAHRAQASTEGVIRHSKVACAGPLLAREIESLEKALAKPERPMVAIVGGSKVSSKLTVLEALIEKVDQLIIGGGIANTFLVAAGHDVGGSLYEKDLVGTARDLIKRAEAKGAAIPLPTDVLTATRFHEDAHATLRNVGRVHEDEMILDIGPETAGNLAAIVRQAGTVIWNGPVGVFEFEAFHSGTQAIAHAVAACKGFTLAGGGDTIAAIEKFHVADRIDYISTAGGAFLEYVEGKELPAIAALQS
- a CDS encoding DUF2283 domain-containing protein yields the protein MRVQYFEDTDTLYIEFRESDIAETRDLDENTLLELDEAGNVCALTFEHASKRTDIEHVTLEGIAA
- the gap gene encoding type I glyceraldehyde-3-phosphate dehydrogenase, whose amino-acid sequence is MSIKVAINGYGRIGRNVLRALYEANRTDEIQIVAVNDLADAETNALLTQRDTAHGRFPGEVSVEGDHMIVNGDKIRVLAERDPAKLPWGEMGVDVVLECTGFFASKDKASAHLKGGARKVLISAPAGKDLPTIVYGVNHDILSADDDIASNASCTTNCLAPLVKPIHEAVGVESGLMTTIHSYTNDQVLTDVYHKDPRRARAAAMNQIPTKTGAAAAVGLVMPELDGKLDGYSIRVPTINVSVVDLCFIASRDTSVDEINAAVKQASDGELKGILGYNTEPLVSSDFNHDPRSSVFDATLTKTAGRLVKVFSWYDNEWGFSNRMLDTALALSKV
- the tkt gene encoding transketolase, encoding MTDRRQLANAVRALAMDAVERANSGHPGMPMGMADIAEVLFNDHHKHNPANPDWWDRDRFVVSNGHGSMLLYSVLHLSGYDLSIDDIKNFRQLHSPTPGHPEYGEAPGVETTTGPLGQGLANGVGMALAEKLLAARFNTDEHTIVDHHTWVFAGDGCLMEGISHEACSLASTLGLGKLVVFYDDNQISIDGDTDGWFNDDTPARFKAYGWHVVEDVDGHSAEAVAAAIDQAKTHTDRPTLVCCKTVIGFGAPNKAGTADAHGAALGEDEIKATREKLGWEHGPFEIPDEIRAGWDAREKGAAAEKEWQDRWAAYQKAHPEKAAEFERRMNGDLPANFDDLVADILKKMQGDDKKVATRKASGASLEEFGPQLPELIGGSADLTGSNNTKWSGSVDVTNDPANGNYIYYGVREFGMTAVVNGLHLHGGFIPYAGTFLVFSDYARNAVRMSALIPTGAIHVYTHDSIGLGEDGPTHQPVEHVSSLRMIPNLDVWRPADKVETAAAWAEALKRRKAPSALVLTRQGLPHLEKNDAQIKAISKGGYILKDAEGGEPEAIIIATGSEVGLAMSAAGELAGDGKKVRVVSMPNPGRFLEQDEAYRESVLPSDIKARVAVEAGIPWFWWPFVGEKGKVIGMTTFGASAPAEDLFKEFGFTTEAVVEAVRQVL